From Quercus lobata isolate SW786 chromosome 1, ValleyOak3.0 Primary Assembly, whole genome shotgun sequence, one genomic window encodes:
- the LOC115967759 gene encoding phytochrome-associated serine/threonine-protein phosphatase — MDLDQWISKVKDGQHLLEDELQLLCEYVKEILIEESNVQPVNSPVTVCGDIHGQFHDLMKLFQTGGHVPETNYIFMGDFVDRGYNSLEVFTILLLLKARYPANITLLRGNHESRQLTQVYGFYDECQRKYGNANAWRYCTDVFDYLTLSAIIDGTVLCVHGGLSPDIRTIDQIRLIERNCEIPHEGPFCDLMWSDPEDIETWAVSPRGAGWLFGSRVTSEFNHINNLDLVCRAHQLVQEGLKYMFQDKGLVTVWSAPNYCYRCGNVASILSFNENMEREVKFFTETEENNQMRGPRTGVPYFL; from the exons ATGGATTTGGACCAGTGGATCTCGAAGGTGAAAGACGGTCAGCATCTCCTCGAAGATGAGCTTCAACTCCTCTGCGAATAC GTAAAAGAGATCCTTATTGAGGAGTCCAATGTGCAGCCCGTCAATAGCCCGGTCACTGTTTGTGGTGATATTCATGGCCAGTTTCATGATCTAATGAAACTTTTCCAGACAGGAGGTCATGTACCagaaacaaattatatatttatg GGGGATTTTGTTGATCGAGGTTACAATAGTCTTGAAGTTTTCACTATCCTTTTGCTGCTTAAAGCTAG ATACCCAGCAAATATTACCCTTTTGCGTGGAAACCATGAAAGCAGGCAACTAACCCAG GTATATGGTTTTTATGATGAGTGCCAGAGGAAGTATGGAAATGCTAATGCATGGCGGTATTGTACAGATGTTTTTGACTATCTAACGCTCTCAGCAATTATTGATGGAACT GTGCTTTGTGTCCATGGTGGTCTTTCTCCTGACATTCGAACAATTGATCAg ATAAGGTTAATAGAACGAAATTGTGAAATTCCACATGAGGGGCCATTTTGTGATCTCATGTGGAGTGATCCTGAAGATATTGAAACATGGGCAGTCAGTCCACGTGGAGCAGGTTGGCTCTTTGGGTCCAGGGTCACTTCAGAG TTCAATCACATAAACAATCTGGATCTGGTTTGTCGAGCACACCAACTTGTACAAGAAGGCCTTAAGTACATGTTTCAAGATAAAGGCTTAGTAACT GTGTGGTCTGCACCAAATTACTGTTATCGTTGTGGGAATGTGGCTTCTATATTGAGCTTCAATGAGAATATG GAGAGAGAAGTCAAGTTTTTCACTGAAACAGAGGAGAACAACCAGATGAGAGGGCCAAGGACAGGAGTCCCATATTTCTTATGA